DNA from Serinibacter salmoneus:
CCATCGAGGCGTAGAACGCCAGCGGGTAGATCGCCACCGCGAACGCGCCGAGCACGATGGTGCGCGAGCGGGCCCGCAGCGCCGCCCGCTCGCGACGGATCGCGCCGAGGCCCACCAGGCCGAGCAGGATCCCCCCGATGCCCAGGGACGCCGCACCGATCGCCAGCGGCCCGGCCTGCGGCACGAACGTGGCCGCCGTGCCGGTGGTGCCCCACAGCACGGAGGTGAGCAGCAGGGCGCCGATGGCACCCGCCGAGCCCCTCACGCGCGGGCGCTCTCGGCGCGAGCGGCATCCGTGGGGCCGAGCTCGTTATCCAGGATCGCGGCGATGAGGGTGCGTGCGCGCCGCAGCCGCGCGGAGTCGCCCTCCAGGCCGGCGCGGGTGGTGGCGCCCTCCAGCAGGAAGGCGATGTGCTCGGCGACCTCGGCGGCGCGCGCCGGTGCGAGGTCCTCGGCGAGGTGGCCGCACAGGATCGCCTCCACCTCCTCCTTGTGGGTGCGCACCGCCTCCCGGCCCGGATCCTGCGGCCCGAGCTCCGCGGCGGCGTTCAACAGTCCGCAGCCCCGATAGGGCGACCCGGCGGCCTGCGGCAGGTGCGCGTGGTCGAGGTAGGCGTCCACGACGGCGAGGACCCCCTCCCGTGGTCCTCGCGCCGTCGCGAGGCGCTCGCGGTACAGGGCGAGCCATTCCTCGTGACGTTCGGCGAGGTAGGCGAGCACGAGGGCGTCCTTGGAGGCGAAGTTGTTGTACAGGCTCATGCGGGCGACGCCGGCGCGTGCGGTGACCGCATCGATGCCGGTGGCCGTCATGCCGTTCTCGTAGAACAGTTCCGCGGCGGCGCGCAGCAGGCGCTCGCGGGCGGGTGTGCGGGCCATGGGGCTCCTAGGTAGACCGATCTGCCTAATATAGCAGCGGCCCGCCCGCCGTGGACACCCCGACCCCGCCGACACCCCGGCCGATAGACTCGGGCGCCGTGACGAGCCCCGCCCTGCCCGAGCCCGACGTGCGCCTGCCCGTGCGCCCCGAACTGGCCGACGAGCAGCCCTACGGCGCCCCGCAGCTCGATGTGCCGGTGCTGCTCAACGTCAACGAGAACCCCTACCCGCCGAGCCCGGCCGTGATCGACTCGATCGCCCGCGCCGCCGCCGAGGCCGCGTCCGGCCTCAACCGCTACCCG
Protein-coding regions in this window:
- a CDS encoding TetR/AcrR family transcriptional regulator, whose translation is MARTPARERLLRAAAELFYENGMTATGIDAVTARAGVARMSLYNNFASKDALVLAYLAERHEEWLALYRERLATARGPREGVLAVVDAYLDHAHLPQAAGSPYRGCGLLNAAAELGPQDPGREAVRTHKEEVEAILCGHLAEDLAPARAAEVAEHIAFLLEGATTRAGLEGDSARLRRARTLIAAILDNELGPTDAARAESARA